In Archangium violaceum, the following are encoded in one genomic region:
- a CDS encoding SRPBCC domain-containing protein yields the protein MKEFKASTTIHAPAEKIWAILTQVATWPEWDPYCEKIEGRVAPGEKIKAFSKLSPGRAFPVKVTELVPNQKMTWTGGMPLGLFKGVRTFSLTPKGDNTDFTLHEVFSGPMLALIGGSIPDMTDAFQKFVAGLKSRAEGSR from the coding sequence ATGAAGGAGTTCAAGGCCAGCACGACCATTCACGCGCCCGCCGAGAAGATCTGGGCGATCCTCACCCAGGTAGCCACCTGGCCCGAGTGGGATCCCTACTGCGAGAAGATCGAGGGCCGCGTGGCGCCCGGAGAGAAGATCAAGGCGTTCAGCAAGCTGAGTCCGGGCCGGGCGTTCCCGGTGAAGGTGACGGAGCTCGTTCCCAACCAGAAGATGACCTGGACGGGGGGAATGCCGCTCGGGCTCTTCAAGGGGGTTCGGACGTTCAGCCTGACCCCGAAGGGCGACAACACCGACTTCACGCTCCACGAGGTGTTCAGCGGGCCCATGCTCGCGCTGATCGGCGGATCGATCCCCGACATGACCGACGCCTTCCAGAAGTTCGTGGCGGGACTGAAGAGCCGCGCGGAGGGGTCTCGCTGA
- a CDS encoding glycosyltransferase gives MVSQHVRGLGDDLMKNRVTPATGVFSLEASNAGAERRTTVRVLLSGIGTRGDVQPIVALAVELRERGHDVRLCVPPNFLDWVGGFGFDATPIGIAMREPRGGSAGTVPTPEQMREMVRHLVTNQFDVIASAMEGCELIVGGGAHQYAVRSIAESRGIPSVVALYAPVVLPSPDHAPGGEPGGDPVANMQRWADESRAWDQRFLELVNDNRRRLGLAPLSDVLNHVLSDEPWLAADPTLGPLPSTPGMRVVQTGAWILADEEPLEPALEEFVAAGAPPVYVGFGSMPADQAAGRTVVEAVRSVGRRVVLSRGWAELSLSDDADDVIAIGDVNQQALFPRVAAVVHHGGAGTTTTAARAGVPQVLVPMFSDQPYWGSRVRALGLGASVPRAELSVDSVASALRVALEPRVANRAAALAGDVKGDGAAVAARLLEREYA, from the coding sequence GTGGTGTCCCAGCACGTTCGCGGGCTGGGCGACGACCTGATGAAAAATCGCGTCACTCCCGCCACCGGTGTCTTCTCTCTCGAAGCGTCCAATGCGGGCGCCGAGAGGAGAACGACGGTGCGGGTACTTCTGTCAGGAATCGGGACGCGCGGCGACGTGCAACCCATCGTGGCGTTGGCGGTGGAGCTGCGGGAGCGCGGTCACGATGTGCGGCTCTGTGTGCCGCCCAACTTCCTCGATTGGGTCGGGGGCTTCGGCTTCGACGCGACACCGATCGGCATCGCGATGCGTGAGCCCCGAGGCGGGTCGGCGGGGACAGTGCCGACCCCGGAGCAGATGCGCGAGATGGTCCGACACCTGGTGACCAACCAGTTCGACGTGATCGCGTCGGCCATGGAGGGATGCGAGCTGATCGTCGGCGGAGGGGCGCACCAATACGCTGTCCGTTCCATTGCCGAGTCGCGAGGGATCCCCAGCGTCGTCGCTCTATATGCCCCGGTGGTGCTTCCGTCGCCGGACCACGCGCCGGGTGGAGAACCCGGGGGAGACCCGGTTGCGAACATGCAGCGATGGGCGGACGAGTCGCGGGCGTGGGATCAGCGATTCCTCGAGCTCGTGAACGACAACCGGCGCCGGCTGGGGCTCGCCCCGCTGAGCGACGTGCTCAACCACGTCCTTTCCGATGAGCCGTGGCTCGCGGCCGACCCCACGTTGGGGCCGCTGCCCAGCACACCGGGGATGCGCGTCGTGCAGACCGGTGCCTGGATCCTCGCGGACGAGGAGCCGCTGGAGCCGGCGCTGGAGGAGTTCGTCGCGGCCGGAGCGCCGCCGGTCTACGTCGGCTTCGGCAGCATGCCCGCTGATCAGGCGGCGGGCCGCACCGTCGTCGAGGCCGTGCGGTCGGTCGGCCGCCGTGTGGTGCTGTCGCGAGGATGGGCCGAGCTGAGCCTGAGCGACGACGCGGACGACGTGATCGCGATCGGCGATGTGAACCAACAGGCGTTGTTCCCACGCGTCGCGGCGGTGGTGCACCACGGGGGAGCGGGGACCACGACGACTGCCGCTCGGGCCGGCGTACCGCAGGTGCTCGTCCCGATGTTCTCCGACCAGCCGTACTGGGGTTCCCGGGTTCGCGCACTGGGGCTCGGAGCATCCGTCCCGCGCGCCGAGCTCAGCGTCGACTCGGTGGCCTCCGCTCTGCGCGTCGCCCTCGAGCCACGAGTCGCAAACCGCGCCGCGGCGCTGGCCGGCGACGTGAAAGGCGATGGCGCCGCGGTGGCCGCCCGTCTCCTCGAGCGCGAGTACGCATGA
- a CDS encoding RluA family pseudouridine synthase yields METWITPFEPQPAPRDVAGAFPSPFDELGPHVLARQAAEAMQAELRTGFVAPGIPASTLDGPEGGKMFGVLVVQQPDGRIGYLRSFSGMLAGRWEVPGFVPPLFDREARAQVEPSGEAVVKALFARAEVFRNSPELVEVRAAHEAQQARHTGERTALRARHEERKKRRHVRRAEISASDTLTEAEKRAALHALDQESRGDKAELRRLEAAQDAERLSIEPKRARLERRLRALERLRWIVCRALMKRIHDTYQVPNARGERRPLRALFAPGEPPSGAADCAAPKLLAHAFTHGLRPLALAEFWWGAPPPAGGRVTGEFYAACRDKCAPLLPFMLDGLHVAPPRTFSPPAVATQGLSIVFEDAWLVVVDKPHGLLSVPAKDESVTDSVFARLRARYPHATGPLLVHRLDLDTSGLLVAALDPRTHADLQRQFLHREVRKRYVAWVEGHVQGERGTIDFPMRVDLGDRPRQIHDPVHGKSAVTEWQVLERGGGRTRVAFFPLTGRTHQLRVHAAHPLGLGAPIVGDRLYGRQDDRLLLHAESISFRHPGTGQHVAFERRAPF; encoded by the coding sequence GTGGAGACGTGGATCACCCCCTTCGAGCCGCAGCCAGCCCCCCGCGACGTCGCCGGAGCCTTCCCGAGCCCCTTCGATGAGCTTGGCCCCCATGTCCTGGCGCGCCAAGCCGCGGAGGCGATGCAGGCGGAGCTCCGGACGGGCTTCGTCGCGCCGGGGATTCCAGCCTCGACGCTCGACGGCCCGGAGGGCGGCAAGATGTTCGGCGTGCTGGTCGTCCAGCAGCCCGACGGGCGCATCGGGTATCTCCGCTCCTTCTCCGGCATGCTCGCGGGGCGATGGGAGGTCCCGGGCTTCGTTCCACCGCTCTTCGATCGCGAGGCACGCGCACAGGTGGAGCCCTCGGGCGAAGCCGTGGTGAAGGCACTGTTCGCCCGCGCCGAGGTGTTCCGGAACTCGCCGGAGCTCGTCGAGGTCCGGGCCGCCCATGAAGCACAGCAGGCGCGCCACACCGGAGAACGGACGGCGCTGCGCGCCCGGCACGAAGAAAGAAAGAAGCGGCGTCATGTACGGCGGGCCGAGATCTCGGCGTCGGACACGCTCACGGAGGCGGAGAAGCGCGCGGCCCTCCACGCACTCGACCAGGAGAGCCGAGGCGACAAGGCGGAGCTGCGCCGGTTGGAGGCAGCTCAGGACGCGGAGCGCCTGTCCATCGAGCCGAAACGAGCGCGGCTCGAGCGGCGTCTCCGGGCCCTCGAGCGCTTGCGATGGATCGTCTGTCGCGCGCTCATGAAGCGGATCCACGACACCTATCAGGTCCCCAATGCGCGCGGTGAGCGTCGTCCCCTGCGCGCCCTGTTCGCCCCCGGAGAGCCCCCCTCGGGCGCCGCCGACTGCGCGGCCCCGAAGCTCCTCGCCCATGCCTTCACACACGGTCTGCGTCCGCTGGCGCTCGCCGAGTTCTGGTGGGGCGCTCCGCCACCCGCGGGAGGACGCGTGACCGGTGAGTTCTATGCCGCCTGCCGGGACAAGTGCGCTCCCCTCCTCCCGTTCATGCTGGACGGCCTGCACGTCGCGCCTCCGCGAACCTTCTCCCCGCCGGCCGTCGCGACCCAGGGTCTGTCCATCGTCTTCGAGGACGCCTGGCTCGTCGTCGTCGACAAGCCCCATGGCCTGCTCTCCGTGCCCGCGAAGGACGAATCGGTGACGGACTCAGTGTTCGCCCGGCTGCGCGCACGGTATCCGCACGCCACGGGCCCGCTCCTCGTGCACCGGCTCGACCTGGACACCTCGGGCCTCCTCGTCGCGGCGCTCGACCCGAGGACTCACGCGGACCTGCAGCGGCAGTTCCTCCACCGCGAGGTCCGCAAGCGCTACGTGGCCTGGGTCGAGGGGCACGTCCAGGGCGAGCGGGGCACCATCGACTTCCCGATGCGCGTCGACCTCGGCGACCGGCCTCGGCAGATTCACGACCCCGTGCACGGAAAGTCCGCCGTGACGGAGTGGCAGGTGCTCGAGCGCGGTGGAGGACGCACCCGCGTGGCCTTCTTTCCCCTCACCGGCAGGACCCACCAGCTGCGCGTCCATGCGGCACATCCCCTCGGCCTCGGCGCGCCCATTGTCGGCGACCGGCTCTACGGCCGCCAGGACGACCGCCTGCTGCTGCATGCGGAGTCCATCTCCTTCCGGCATCCAGGGACGGGACAGCACGTCGCCTTCGAGCGGCGGGCACCGTTCTGA
- a CDS encoding TIGR02265 family protein: protein MSPGSREELEWRLSLIDPAESIRGVVFNSVLEVVRQLGDEHAVERCLEVAHEGRFMDYFNYPFRSLIEMTYTAAELLAKKYGSTEKALWQMGYQSAMSFYSSTAGRAVLLLSRGGPARLLDTMPSAFHTTWKSAEVSTHLTGPRSAVLTYKRDFMPRAYTEGGMQGTFEAAKVKGFKITAHPIGPLDTEYHMTWD, encoded by the coding sequence ATGTCCCCCGGCTCGCGGGAAGAGCTGGAGTGGCGCCTGTCCCTCATCGACCCTGCGGAGAGCATCCGGGGCGTCGTGTTCAACAGCGTGCTGGAGGTGGTGCGGCAGCTGGGTGACGAGCACGCGGTCGAGCGCTGCCTCGAGGTCGCGCACGAGGGGCGCTTCATGGACTACTTCAACTACCCCTTCCGCTCGCTCATCGAGATGACCTACACGGCGGCGGAGCTCCTGGCGAAGAAGTACGGGAGCACCGAGAAGGCGCTGTGGCAGATGGGCTATCAGTCCGCCATGAGCTTCTACTCGTCCACGGCGGGAAGGGCCGTGCTGCTGCTGTCGCGGGGAGGGCCGGCCCGGCTGCTCGACACCATGCCCTCGGCGTTCCACACCACGTGGAAGAGCGCGGAGGTCTCCACGCACCTGACGGGGCCCCGGAGCGCCGTGCTCACCTACAAGCGAGACTTCATGCCCCGCGCCTATACGGAAGGCGGCATGCAGGGCACGTTCGAGGCCGCCAAGGTGAAGGGCTTCAAGATCACCGCCCACCCCATCGGTCCGCTCGACACCGAGTACCACATGACGTGGGACTGA
- a CDS encoding cytochrome B6 encodes MARDMKEKAGVMRRQQALLEARYDLSNRPAKSMMAGGRKAVQEGVRVKLPNGVTWEQLAAMRPDEIREKGLFPQGFLPLPHVKHAVGGQVFPKMEIDEIRKQEGRSLERFDVDFDLPEHLLPEFPPPIFLSQRPELGDVSQGKVLTIRNFFEIMNGKLTPVQMDGLRQLLTPFPQAEFNATDGRKVAEGSLGVTCLDCHVNGHTNGAFHLNPDTRPQAARFRLDTVSLRGMFNQQIHGSKRSLRSIEDFTEFEQRTAYFNGDIADAAKKGVNEPDRPTQVAMMAQMQNMFDFPPAPKLLPTGRLDPALATDMEKLGEKVFFEKGQCATCHPPPFFLDNNMHDLKVERFFKPQTINDQAIHADGPIKAFTLRGIKDSPPYLHDGRLLTLEDSVEFFNLVLGLKLEPREKEALVHYMRAL; translated from the coding sequence ATGGCCCGCGACATGAAAGAGAAGGCCGGGGTCATGCGCCGCCAGCAGGCGCTCCTCGAGGCCCGATATGACCTCTCCAACCGGCCCGCGAAATCCATGATGGCGGGCGGCCGCAAGGCCGTGCAGGAGGGGGTCCGCGTCAAGCTCCCGAATGGAGTGACCTGGGAGCAGCTCGCAGCCATGCGCCCAGACGAGATCCGCGAGAAGGGCCTCTTCCCGCAGGGCTTCCTTCCACTGCCTCATGTCAAGCACGCCGTGGGGGGGCAGGTGTTTCCAAAGATGGAGATCGACGAGATCCGCAAGCAGGAAGGCCGCTCGCTCGAGCGCTTCGACGTCGATTTCGATCTCCCCGAGCACCTCCTGCCCGAGTTCCCGCCGCCCATCTTCCTCTCGCAGCGACCCGAGCTGGGTGACGTCTCCCAGGGCAAGGTCCTCACCATCCGCAACTTCTTCGAGATCATGAACGGCAAGCTCACCCCCGTTCAGATGGATGGCCTCCGGCAGCTCCTCACGCCGTTCCCGCAGGCGGAGTTCAACGCGACCGACGGTCGGAAGGTGGCCGAGGGAAGCCTGGGCGTCACCTGCCTCGACTGTCACGTGAATGGCCACACGAACGGAGCCTTCCACCTGAACCCGGACACCCGGCCCCAGGCCGCGCGCTTCCGGCTCGACACGGTCAGCCTCCGGGGGATGTTCAACCAGCAGATCCACGGCTCGAAGCGCTCTCTGCGCTCCATCGAGGATTTCACCGAGTTCGAGCAACGCACCGCCTATTTCAACGGAGACATCGCGGATGCCGCCAAGAAGGGCGTGAACGAGCCCGACCGCCCCACCCAGGTGGCGATGATGGCTCAGATGCAGAACATGTTCGACTTCCCGCCAGCTCCCAAGCTCCTGCCCACGGGCCGCCTCGATCCGGCACTGGCCACGGACATGGAGAAGCTGGGCGAGAAGGTCTTCTTCGAGAAGGGGCAGTGCGCGACCTGCCACCCGCCGCCCTTCTTTCTCGACAACAACATGCACGACCTCAAGGTCGAGCGATTCTTCAAGCCGCAGACGATCAACGATCAGGCCATCCACGCCGATGGACCCATCAAGGCGTTCACGCTCCGGGGGATCAAGGATTCGCCTCCCTATCTGCACGACGGGCGCCTGCTGACGCTCGAGGACTCGGTGGAGTTCTTCAACCTTGTCCTGGGCCTCAAGCTGGAGCCCCGCGAGAAGGAAGCGCTCGTCCACTACATGCGAGCGCTCTGA
- a CDS encoding protocatechuate 3,4-dioxygenase, with amino-acid sequence MSSDAKNDTPPTIVTRRKVLGGIGLALMAAPLGHLSAACGEGTGGDTGGGNDAGTITDPGAWATGGTAAMTAVSSYPDPFASGIGSTCKLTCEATLGPCYANTLVRKDISEGHNGLPVRIVLLVVDESCKPVPGASVDIWHAAPEGLYSGEDASTFCTADDPTATSARWFRGVQTTDANGRVEFDTCFPGWYSSRTIHIHFTIRLNDAEYVTSQLVFDDALNDDVINNQPLYNTRGPRDTTNANDNVVSAESAPDYMFQTQRMPDGAMLAWKTLVIRSSLSNPSCQMPGGGGGPPPGDGGIRPPRDGGMGPPPGTDGGTGAP; translated from the coding sequence ATGAGCAGCGACGCCAAGAACGACACCCCCCCCACGATCGTGACGCGCCGGAAGGTCCTCGGCGGTATCGGTCTCGCCCTGATGGCCGCGCCGCTCGGCCATCTCAGCGCCGCCTGCGGTGAGGGCACCGGGGGAGACACGGGGGGCGGAAACGACGCGGGGACGATCACCGATCCCGGAGCCTGGGCCACCGGAGGCACGGCCGCGATGACGGCGGTCAGCAGCTATCCCGACCCGTTCGCCTCGGGCATCGGCTCGACGTGCAAGCTGACGTGCGAGGCGACCCTGGGGCCCTGCTACGCGAACACCCTGGTCCGCAAGGACATCAGCGAGGGCCACAATGGTCTGCCCGTGCGCATCGTGCTGCTCGTGGTGGACGAGTCCTGCAAGCCCGTCCCGGGCGCGAGCGTCGACATCTGGCATGCCGCGCCGGAAGGACTCTACTCGGGTGAGGACGCCAGCACGTTCTGCACCGCGGATGATCCGACCGCGACCTCCGCGCGGTGGTTCCGCGGTGTGCAGACGACGGACGCGAACGGCCGGGTGGAGTTCGATACCTGCTTCCCCGGTTGGTACAGCAGCCGGACGATCCACATCCACTTCACCATCCGCCTCAACGACGCCGAGTACGTGACCTCCCAGCTCGTCTTCGATGACGCGCTGAACGACGACGTCATCAACAACCAGCCGCTCTACAACACGCGCGGACCGCGCGACACGACGAACGCGAACGACAACGTCGTCTCCGCGGAGAGCGCCCCCGATTACATGTTCCAGACCCAGCGCATGCCGGACGGCGCGATGCTGGCCTGGAAGACCCTCGTCATCCGCTCCTCGCTCTCCAACCCGTCCTGCCAGATGCCGGGCGGTGGCGGTGGTCCCCCTCCGGGCGATGGCGGCATCCGTCCCCCTCGGGATGGCGGCATGGGCCCGCCTCCGGGGACGGATGGAGGTACGGGCGCCCCCTAG
- the solA gene encoding N-methyl-L-tryptophan oxidase, translating into MTRIAVLGAGGVGSAAARFLAREGHEVTVLEQFETDHDRGSSYGTSRIIRKTYTDGFYTALMGEAYPLWDELEREAGESLFARTGGLFFGPEDHPELAAVRRALKDNGVPFEELEPSTCARRFPRLQLLPGEAGVFEREAGFLRASACVRANLRLATAHGARVRSRTPVEGLEPRPGGIRLTLAGGEALEIDRLVVTAGPWTARLLAPFVTLPFTVTRQVYCHFEPEAPLADFGAERFPVWIDLATNFYGFPHDGQSPGVKVAWHMPGTPTDPDQVDWTLHEEDREPLRRYCAGHLPGLSSRTAYEKVCLYTMTPDSDFVVDHLPGEPRVTLVGGLSGHGFKFTVLLGRIAAWMATDRKVPWELSRFAL; encoded by the coding sequence ATGACACGCATCGCGGTGCTCGGAGCAGGTGGGGTGGGGAGCGCAGCGGCGCGGTTCCTCGCGCGCGAGGGACACGAGGTCACGGTGCTCGAACAATTCGAGACCGACCACGACCGGGGCAGCTCGTACGGGACCTCGCGCATCATCCGGAAGACGTACACCGATGGCTTCTACACGGCGTTGATGGGCGAGGCGTACCCGCTCTGGGACGAGCTCGAACGCGAGGCGGGCGAGTCCCTGTTCGCGCGCACCGGCGGGCTCTTCTTCGGCCCCGAGGACCACCCGGAGCTGGCCGCCGTCCGGCGCGCGCTGAAGGACAACGGTGTCCCCTTCGAGGAGCTGGAGCCCAGCACGTGCGCGCGGAGGTTCCCACGGCTCCAGCTCCTGCCCGGAGAGGCCGGCGTGTTCGAGCGGGAGGCTGGCTTTCTCCGGGCCTCGGCATGTGTGCGAGCCAACCTCCGCCTGGCAACCGCTCACGGGGCCCGGGTCCGCTCCCGCACTCCCGTGGAGGGTCTCGAGCCCCGCCCGGGGGGCATCCGGCTCACGCTGGCTGGCGGCGAAGCGCTCGAGATCGATCGGCTGGTGGTGACGGCGGGGCCGTGGACCGCTCGTCTGCTCGCCCCCTTCGTCACCCTGCCCTTCACCGTGACCCGGCAGGTGTATTGCCACTTCGAGCCGGAGGCGCCACTCGCGGACTTCGGCGCGGAGCGGTTCCCGGTGTGGATCGACCTCGCGACGAACTTCTATGGCTTCCCGCACGATGGGCAATCGCCCGGCGTGAAGGTCGCATGGCACATGCCCGGCACGCCCACGGACCCCGACCAGGTGGACTGGACGCTCCACGAGGAGGACCGAGAGCCCCTCCGACGCTATTGCGCCGGGCACCTGCCCGGGCTGTCGTCGCGCACTGCCTACGAGAAGGTCTGCCTCTACACGATGACGCCGGACAGCGACTTCGTGGTGGACCATCTGCCGGGCGAGCCCCGCGTCACCCTCGTGGGAGGACTGAGCGGGCACGGTTTCAAGTTCACCGTGTTGCTCGGACGCATCGCGGCCTGGATGGCCACGGACCGGAAGGTGCCGTGGGAGCTCTCGCGCTTCGCCCTGTAA
- a CDS encoding DUF4350 domain-containing protein, translating to MKGLRTAAIYGVLVALALALGLAVNQTPPRSTVPSVDNPGPQGLRALYLYLQESGAQVSAPREAFGEAGPPSSVRTLVVAAPAGRAVSETEAEALRAWVSGGGTLVYLVSRESKGKQPHLDDWLQVSSGPMLSPSSEGLPEGEKDLTGTTARVWVPVGAARGLERFRVSLDRGLVVERPEAVPLAGTKGAAVVWRVPVGLGEVYVLAGVDLAENRRLELLDNLRFWDALAARGPIAFDEYHHGVGPRPEPPSARALWVFVAQGLVVGLLYAVSRGTRFGPPRPLVVEKHRSALEYVRSLGWLARRSKVERELVPELARQLRRRMHERLGIPLTLPEDEAARALEHTCGLPAADYLAVREDLSRTLDQRDIRPGDYARLARQYARIEEIITGRAATDPRAQ from the coding sequence ATGAAGGGGCTGAGGACGGCGGCCATCTACGGCGTGCTGGTGGCGCTCGCGCTGGCGCTGGGGCTCGCGGTGAACCAGACGCCGCCCCGCTCGACGGTGCCCTCGGTGGACAACCCGGGGCCCCAGGGCCTGCGAGCGCTGTACCTGTACCTCCAGGAGTCGGGCGCGCAGGTCTCGGCGCCTCGGGAGGCGTTTGGCGAAGCGGGACCTCCCTCGAGCGTGCGCACGCTGGTGGTGGCGGCGCCCGCGGGGCGAGCCGTGTCGGAGACGGAGGCCGAGGCCCTTCGCGCGTGGGTCTCCGGGGGCGGGACGCTCGTCTACCTCGTGTCGAGGGAGTCGAAGGGCAAGCAGCCGCACCTGGACGACTGGCTCCAGGTCTCCTCGGGCCCGATGCTGTCACCGAGCTCCGAGGGACTCCCCGAGGGGGAGAAGGATCTCACGGGGACGACGGCGCGCGTCTGGGTGCCGGTGGGCGCGGCGCGAGGCCTGGAGCGCTTCCGGGTGTCGCTGGATCGCGGCCTCGTGGTGGAGCGGCCGGAGGCGGTGCCCCTGGCGGGGACGAAGGGCGCGGCGGTGGTGTGGCGGGTGCCGGTGGGCCTCGGCGAGGTGTACGTGCTGGCGGGGGTGGACCTGGCGGAGAACCGGCGGCTGGAGCTGCTGGACAACCTGCGCTTCTGGGACGCGCTGGCGGCGCGAGGGCCGATCGCGTTCGACGAGTACCACCACGGCGTGGGGCCCAGGCCGGAGCCGCCGTCGGCCCGCGCCCTCTGGGTGTTCGTGGCGCAGGGCCTGGTCGTGGGGCTGCTCTACGCGGTATCGCGCGGGACGCGCTTCGGTCCACCCCGGCCGCTCGTGGTGGAGAAGCACCGCTCGGCGCTGGAGTACGTGCGGTCCCTGGGCTGGCTCGCCCGGCGCTCGAAGGTGGAGCGCGAGCTGGTACCGGAGCTGGCCCGGCAGCTCCGGCGGCGGATGCACGAGCGGCTGGGCATTCCCCTCACGCTGCCGGAGGACGAGGCGGCACGCGCCCTGGAGCACACCTGCGGACTTCCCGCCGCGGACTACCTGGCCGTCCGGGAAGACCTGAGCCGCACCCTGGACCAACGCGACATCCGCCCCGGTGACTACGCGCGCCTGGCGCGCCAATACGCGAGGATCGAGGAAATCATCACAGGGCGTGCGGCCACTGATCCACGCGCTCAGTAA
- a CDS encoding DUF4129 domain-containing protein: MSGWVLLWLAAVPCEGHEREARQLVELATRAPESVDARLESLEQRWGGLTLRSPDDHTPEERARTAARRLQGVCAQLEAPASTESPPPHSDQARLREILSRPEFALARDRQGDLLQRLVRTVRAWLEDLLQTSEAQSFATGTRTAVLVLGFAVVLFALLRLRHWRRGPSRRREEAGTGPATALVLDSPGEHLTRARKALAGQPREAIREALLALLSSLEAKRLARPDRVRTNRELVGELPGRGASTQLTREVERLVRWYDRAFYSLEPVPAEDAALFVDQVERLHRELAGAVA; the protein is encoded by the coding sequence ATGTCCGGGTGGGTGCTGCTGTGGCTCGCGGCCGTGCCCTGCGAGGGACATGAACGGGAAGCGCGGCAGCTCGTGGAGCTGGCCACGCGAGCGCCGGAGTCAGTGGACGCACGGCTCGAGTCCCTGGAGCAGCGCTGGGGAGGACTGACGCTGCGCTCGCCGGACGACCACACGCCCGAGGAGCGCGCCCGGACGGCGGCCCGCCGTCTCCAGGGCGTCTGCGCTCAGCTCGAGGCCCCCGCGAGCACGGAGAGCCCCCCACCCCACTCGGATCAGGCCCGGCTGCGGGAGATCCTCTCGCGGCCCGAGTTCGCCCTGGCACGGGATCGCCAGGGGGATCTGCTCCAACGGCTGGTGCGCACGGTGAGAGCGTGGCTGGAGGACCTGTTGCAAACGAGCGAGGCGCAGAGCTTCGCGACGGGCACGCGGACGGCGGTGCTGGTGCTGGGGTTCGCGGTGGTGCTCTTCGCGCTGCTGCGCTTGCGCCACTGGAGGCGGGGCCCCTCCCGGCGAAGGGAGGAGGCGGGCACGGGCCCGGCGACGGCGCTGGTGCTCGACTCCCCCGGTGAGCACCTGACGCGGGCCCGGAAGGCGCTGGCGGGACAGCCACGCGAGGCCATCCGGGAGGCACTGCTGGCGCTGCTGTCCTCCCTCGAGGCGAAGCGGCTGGCCCGGCCGGATCGCGTGAGGACGAACCGCGAGCTGGTGGGCGAGCTGCCTGGGCGGGGGGCATCCACGCAGCTCACGCGTGAGGTGGAGCGGCTGGTGCGCTGGTACGACCGGGCCTTCTACTCGCTGGAGCCGGTGCCCGCGGAGGACGCCGCGCTCTTCGTGGATCAGGTGGAGCGGCTCCACCGCGAGCTGGCGGGAGCCGTGGCATGA
- a CDS encoding dipeptidase, with product MDTSKVLELHQRWCIADGHADSLMWNRDLCERSSEGHVDFPRLREVGMKLQCFTIVTRGFPFIGGFEAFAIWRGWPREARESEWSRALWQIDRLADFCRRSEGQVGITTSGRALEEHLAQGRLSAVLGIEGAHAIEGQVERVAELHRRGVRFMGLTHLSNNEAGGSSFPLMGNRPLSPLGHSVLEEMVRTGMSVDVAHASERTLEDILAHPKARVFSSHTGVRGAGGGWRNLSDEVLRRIAERGGVVGIILAPVYLGGDAIDDVVRHIEHALGVMGEEGVGIGSDYDGMVALPKGIRDVTDLPKLTEALLRRHPEALVERILGGNFRRYFRETLGE from the coding sequence ATGGACACGAGCAAGGTGCTGGAGCTCCACCAACGCTGGTGCATCGCGGACGGGCACGCGGACTCGTTGATGTGGAACCGCGACCTGTGCGAGCGCTCCTCCGAGGGTCACGTGGATTTCCCCCGCCTGCGCGAGGTGGGGATGAAGCTGCAGTGCTTCACCATCGTCACCCGCGGCTTTCCCTTCATCGGAGGCTTCGAGGCCTTCGCCATCTGGCGGGGCTGGCCTCGCGAGGCCCGCGAGAGCGAGTGGTCTCGCGCCCTCTGGCAGATCGACCGGCTGGCCGACTTCTGCCGCCGCTCCGAGGGACAGGTGGGCATCACCACCTCGGGACGGGCGCTGGAGGAGCACCTCGCCCAGGGCCGGTTGTCGGCCGTGCTCGGCATCGAGGGGGCTCACGCCATCGAGGGGCAGGTGGAGCGCGTGGCCGAGCTGCACCGGCGGGGCGTACGCTTCATGGGCCTCACCCACCTGTCCAACAACGAGGCGGGTGGCTCCTCGTTCCCGTTGATGGGCAACCGGCCGCTGTCGCCCCTGGGCCACTCGGTGCTGGAGGAGATGGTCCGCACGGGCATGAGCGTGGACGTGGCCCATGCCTCCGAGCGGACGCTGGAGGACATCCTGGCCCACCCCAAGGCGCGCGTCTTCTCCTCACACACGGGAGTGCGTGGAGCGGGTGGTGGCTGGCGCAACCTCTCCGACGAGGTGCTGCGCCGCATCGCCGAGCGGGGCGGCGTGGTGGGCATCATCCTGGCGCCCGTGTACCTGGGCGGGGACGCCATCGACGACGTCGTGCGGCACATCGAGCATGCCCTGGGAGTGATGGGGGAGGAGGGGGTGGGTATCGGCTCGGACTACGACGGCATGGTGGCCCTGCCCAAGGGCATCCGGGACGTGACGGACCTGCCCAAGCTCACCGAGGCCCTGCTGCGCCGCCACCCGGAGGCGCTCGTGGAGCGAATCCTCGGGGGCAACTTCCGGAGGTACTTCCGCGAGACGCTCGGGGAGTGA